One window from the genome of Variovorax sp. PAMC26660 encodes:
- a CDS encoding GNAT family N-acetyltransferase encodes MLTAKTLLKASLGLGSFLKAPMVETQPRATPAPQPVMVPIRSIGPRERERIAAHLLALTPHDRYLRFGYAAADEQVQRYVDGLDFDRDELFGIYNRRLDLIAMAHLAFAPGDQHSDCAEFGVSVSAHARGRGYGARLFERAVVVARNEGVGMLFIHALSENAAMLKIARNAGATVVRSGSEAEAHLQLPSATFDSRMSEIALEHYAAVDFHLKSRAKQFWAFLASVQEVRSGIREARNKSSP; translated from the coding sequence ATGCTTACCGCCAAGACCCTTCTCAAAGCGTCTCTCGGCCTTGGCTCTTTCCTGAAAGCGCCAATGGTTGAGACCCAGCCACGCGCTACGCCTGCGCCCCAGCCCGTCATGGTGCCGATCCGCTCGATCGGCCCGCGCGAACGAGAGCGCATCGCGGCCCACCTGCTGGCGCTTACGCCGCACGATCGCTACCTGCGCTTCGGCTACGCGGCCGCCGACGAGCAAGTCCAGCGCTACGTCGACGGCCTCGACTTCGACCGCGACGAGCTGTTTGGCATCTACAACCGCCGCCTCGACCTGATTGCAATGGCGCACCTGGCCTTTGCGCCCGGCGACCAGCACAGCGACTGCGCCGAGTTCGGCGTTTCCGTCTCGGCGCACGCCCGTGGCCGTGGCTATGGCGCCCGCCTGTTCGAGCGCGCCGTGGTGGTCGCCCGCAACGAAGGCGTGGGCATGCTCTTCATTCATGCGCTGAGCGAAAACGCCGCCATGCTCAAGATCGCCCGCAACGCCGGCGCGACCGTGGTGCGCAGTGGCTCGGAAGCCGAAGCCCATCTGCAGTTGCCCAGCGCCACCTTCGACAGCCGCATGAGCGAGATCGCCCTGGAGCATTACGCCGCGGTCGACTTCCATCTCAAGAGCCGCGCCAAGCAGTTCTGGGCCTTCCTTGCGAGCGTGCAGGAAGTGCGCAGCGGCATCCGCGAAGCCCGCAACAAGTCGTCGCCCTGA
- the lnt gene encoding apolipoprotein N-acyltransferase: MPLPAAATQRVSPFSPVNLFRLLGFGIAGVAQAVSMASPMGGKPLWWLQLLSLGALVWLLDSLRVQGAGWRRAGLHGWLFSTAWLAGSFWWLFISLHTYGGLPAPLAVIAVLALAAALGLYYAAASAWFVVRGPKGRVAGALVFAALWTLAELVRGSWFTGFPWGAGGYAHVEGPLAALAPWVGVYGVGAAAALVVALVALHRPIRGLEIAPALVLIALVFVAPHLIAPLRADVQAAKGSAGNLQIALLQGNIPQDEKFVPGGGIETALHWYGEQLRDAKASLVVTPETALPLLPQQLPVGYLEAIQARYSQGTQAAIVGLPMNGSGGQGTYSNSVLGFQPGASQVYQYSKHHLVPFGEFIPTGFRWFIQMMNIPLGDFERGGLAQAPFLWKGQRIAPNICYEDLFGDEIGANFRDEATAPTILLNVSNIAWFGDSVAIDEHLSISRMRALEFARPMVRSTNTGATVVIDAEGRVTHELPRLTRGVLEASVEGRRGLTPYARWVAPFGLWPLWIGALAIVAAAFLLRRRQG, translated from the coding sequence ATGCCGCTGCCTGCAGCGGCGACGCAACGCGTTTCGCCTTTCTCCCCCGTCAATCTGTTCCGCCTGCTGGGCTTCGGCATCGCCGGCGTGGCACAGGCTGTTTCCATGGCCTCTCCCATGGGCGGCAAGCCCCTGTGGTGGCTGCAACTGCTGTCGCTGGGTGCACTGGTCTGGCTGCTCGACAGCCTGCGCGTCCAAGGCGCGGGTTGGCGCCGCGCCGGGCTGCATGGCTGGCTCTTCTCGACCGCCTGGCTCGCCGGCAGCTTCTGGTGGCTCTTCATCTCGCTGCACACCTACGGCGGGCTGCCCGCACCGCTGGCGGTCATCGCGGTGCTGGCGCTGGCCGCGGCGCTCGGGCTTTACTACGCGGCTGCAAGTGCATGGTTCGTCGTGCGCGGGCCGAAGGGTCGGGTGGCGGGCGCGCTGGTCTTCGCGGCGCTCTGGACGCTGGCCGAACTCGTGCGCGGGAGCTGGTTCACCGGTTTTCCCTGGGGTGCCGGCGGCTACGCGCATGTCGAAGGCCCGCTGGCCGCGCTCGCGCCGTGGGTCGGTGTCTATGGCGTCGGCGCCGCGGCCGCACTGGTCGTTGCTCTGGTCGCGCTGCATCGGCCGATCCGTGGTCTTGAAATCGCGCCGGCGCTGGTGTTGATCGCGCTGGTGTTCGTCGCGCCGCACCTGATCGCGCCGCTTCGCGCCGATGTGCAAGCCGCCAAGGGCTCGGCCGGCAACCTGCAGATCGCGCTCCTGCAAGGCAACATCCCGCAGGACGAGAAATTCGTTCCGGGTGGCGGCATCGAAACCGCGTTGCACTGGTACGGCGAACAACTGCGCGATGCCAAAGCCTCGCTCGTGGTGACGCCTGAAACCGCCTTGCCCCTGCTGCCGCAGCAGTTGCCGGTCGGTTACCTGGAAGCGATTCAGGCCCGCTACAGCCAGGGCACGCAGGCCGCTATCGTCGGCCTGCCCATGAACGGATCGGGCGGCCAGGGCACGTACAGCAACTCGGTGCTCGGCTTCCAGCCCGGTGCATCGCAGGTCTATCAGTACAGCAAGCACCACCTGGTGCCTTTCGGCGAATTCATCCCCACGGGCTTTCGCTGGTTCATCCAGATGATGAACATCCCGCTCGGCGACTTCGAGCGCGGCGGCCTCGCGCAGGCGCCTTTCCTCTGGAAGGGCCAGCGCATCGCGCCGAACATCTGCTACGAAGATTTGTTCGGCGACGAGATCGGCGCGAACTTCCGCGACGAGGCGACCGCACCGACCATCCTGCTCAACGTGAGCAACATCGCGTGGTTCGGCGACTCGGTCGCCATCGACGAGCACCTGTCCATCTCGCGCATGCGCGCGCTCGAATTCGCCCGGCCGATGGTGCGCTCCACCAACACCGGCGCTACCGTCGTGATCGACGCCGAAGGCCGCGTGACGCACGAACTGCCGCGCCTCACACGCGGCGTGCTCGAAGCGAGCGTCGAAGGCCGCCGCGGCCTCACGCCCTATGCGCGCTGGGTGGCACCCTTCGGCCTGTGGCCGTTGTGGATCGGGGCACTCGCCATCGTGGCGGCCGCATTCCTGCTGCGCCGCCGCCAAGGCTGA
- a CDS encoding creatininase family protein codes for MLHGYIPPHRFLPYLSWTEIAALPDRENTVIVLPCGAIEQHGPHLPCSVDSVIASGVMGKALEKLPAEVRAFALPTITYGKSEEHLHFPGTMTLTGTTLLSTVTEIGESVYRAGFRKLLFANGHGGQPQVLEMAARELRLRHGDFVVVPHGVSRLPNASSKQISDQEKRLSMHAGHSETALMLALAPDTVHMERAAANFPPPFPIKLLSADGRPACAWTARDFGPSGVIGDPTSATREQGEEILDTLSDSWTQALTELHALRWVVREEATWERGHQQGFIQQSFVPA; via the coding sequence ATGCTCCACGGCTACATCCCGCCCCACCGCTTCCTGCCCTACCTGAGCTGGACCGAAATCGCCGCGCTGCCCGATCGCGAGAACACGGTCATCGTGCTGCCCTGCGGCGCCATCGAGCAGCATGGCCCGCACCTGCCTTGCTCGGTCGACAGCGTGATCGCCTCGGGCGTGATGGGCAAGGCGCTCGAAAAGCTCCCCGCCGAGGTGCGCGCCTTCGCGCTGCCGACCATCACCTATGGCAAGTCGGAAGAGCACCTGCACTTCCCCGGCACGATGACGCTCACCGGCACCACGCTGCTGTCGACCGTGACCGAGATCGGCGAGTCGGTCTACCGCGCGGGCTTTCGCAAGCTGCTGTTCGCCAACGGCCACGGCGGCCAGCCGCAGGTGCTGGAGATGGCTGCACGCGAACTGCGGCTGCGGCATGGCGACTTCGTGGTGGTGCCGCATGGCGTGTCGCGCCTGCCGAATGCGTCGAGCAAGCAGATCAGCGACCAGGAAAAGCGCCTGTCGATGCACGCCGGCCATTCCGAAACCGCGCTGATGCTCGCGCTCGCGCCCGACACGGTGCACATGGAGCGCGCAGCCGCCAACTTTCCGCCGCCCTTCCCGATCAAGCTGCTGTCGGCCGACGGCCGCCCGGCCTGCGCATGGACCGCGCGCGACTTCGGCCCCAGCGGCGTCATCGGCGACCCCACCAGCGCCACGCGCGAACAGGGCGAAGAGATCCTGGACACGCTCTCCGACAGCTGGACGCAGGCACTGACCGAGCTGCATGCGCTGCGCTGGGTCGTGCGCGAGGAAGCCACCTGGGAGCGCGGGCACCAGCAGGGCTTCATCCAGCAGTCCTTCGTGCCGGCCTGA
- a CDS encoding ABC transporter substrate-binding protein, which produces MRSFALSMAGAAAIAFLAAAAPAQAEDKFTYMTNWYAQAEHGGFYQAQALGIYKKYGLDVTIKMGGPQVNITQMMAAGQADCIMGSSDIQMMQVREGGVPVVNVAAFFQKDPQVLIAHDDVKKFEDLKGKTLLIGAQANRGYWPWLKAKFGFTDEQTRPYTFNIQPFVADKNTAQQGYLTSEPYAIQKAGVKSTVLMFSDHGFPAYATTVSCMEKTLKDRNKQVAAFVKASAEGWKSYLADPAPANALIKKDNPNMTDDQLAYSVAKLKEMGMVTGGDAAKLGIGVMTDARSKASYDFLVSAKLLDPAKVELAKTYTTEFVKDAKVLP; this is translated from the coding sequence ATGCGCTCTTTCGCCCTGTCCATGGCCGGCGCCGCCGCCATCGCCTTCCTCGCCGCCGCCGCGCCCGCGCAGGCCGAGGACAAGTTCACCTACATGACCAACTGGTACGCGCAGGCCGAGCACGGCGGCTTCTACCAGGCACAGGCGCTGGGCATCTACAAGAAGTACGGCCTCGATGTGACCATCAAGATGGGCGGCCCGCAGGTCAACATCACGCAGATGATGGCGGCCGGCCAGGCCGACTGCATCATGGGTTCGAGCGACATCCAGATGATGCAGGTGCGCGAAGGCGGCGTGCCGGTGGTCAACGTGGCGGCCTTCTTCCAGAAAGACCCGCAGGTGCTGATCGCGCACGACGACGTGAAGAAGTTCGAGGACCTGAAGGGCAAGACACTGCTGATCGGCGCGCAGGCCAACCGCGGCTACTGGCCGTGGCTCAAGGCCAAGTTCGGCTTCACCGATGAGCAGACGCGGCCCTACACCTTCAACATCCAGCCCTTCGTGGCGGACAAGAACACCGCGCAGCAGGGCTACCTCACCTCGGAGCCCTACGCCATTCAGAAGGCCGGCGTGAAGAGCACGGTGCTGATGTTCAGCGACCACGGCTTCCCCGCGTATGCGACCACGGTGTCGTGCATGGAGAAGACGCTCAAGGACCGCAACAAGCAGGTGGCCGCCTTCGTGAAGGCCTCGGCCGAAGGCTGGAAGAGCTACCTGGCCGATCCGGCGCCCGCCAATGCGCTGATCAAGAAGGACAACCCCAACATGACCGACGACCAGTTGGCCTACAGCGTGGCCAAGCTCAAGGAGATGGGCATGGTCACCGGCGGCGACGCAGCCAAGCTGGGCATCGGCGTGATGACCGACGCGCGCTCCAAGGCGAGCTACGACTTCCTCGTGAGCGCGAAGCTGCTTGACCCGGCCAAGGTCGAACTGGCAAAGACCTACACGACCGAGTTCGTGAAAGACGCCAAGGTCTTGCCCTGA
- a CDS encoding FAD-binding oxidoreductase encodes MNAPVSSIEQLLLELPDLDWITDEGRVTRLSQDFSWFSPVLNRQLKDKRADVVVRPRTEDEIRAVVGACARRNVPITIRGSGTGNYGQTTPLAGGVVLDMTGYNAFLWVQPGVARAQAGIRLGELEKQTKPSGQEMRCVPSTYRSATLGGLFGGGFGGVGSINYGPLGAPGNVLGIRAMTIEAEPQVVELRGADAMRMHHLWGTNGLVLELEIALAPAHPWLETLVTFDNFADALHFADKLANGPGIVKREISFFAAPISDHLAQLAAHLPKGCHTVLSLVAESCEPALLQLVEAHGGTVGYRKTAAEVQKSNRTLMEFTWNHTTLHALKIDPSLTYLQSGFIPGKHVEQIIEMEALLGGEVMMHIEFIRNVAGLMTCSGLQLVRFSTEERLAEIIDIHRAHQVHINNPHVNIVEDGKAGGPLPPEVIEVKRRFDPLGLLNPGKLRDWPVKAAAAIA; translated from the coding sequence ATGAACGCTCCCGTTTCTTCCATCGAGCAGTTGCTGCTCGAGTTGCCCGATCTGGACTGGATCACCGACGAAGGCCGCGTGACGCGGCTGTCGCAAGACTTCTCGTGGTTCAGCCCCGTGCTCAACCGCCAATTGAAGGACAAGCGCGCCGACGTGGTCGTGCGCCCGCGCACCGAGGACGAGATCCGCGCGGTGGTTGGGGCCTGCGCGCGCCGCAACGTGCCGATCACGATTCGCGGCAGCGGCACCGGCAACTACGGCCAGACCACGCCGCTGGCCGGCGGCGTGGTGCTCGACATGACGGGCTACAACGCCTTCCTCTGGGTGCAGCCCGGCGTGGCGCGCGCACAGGCCGGCATCCGCCTGGGCGAACTCGAAAAGCAGACAAAACCCTCGGGGCAGGAAATGCGCTGCGTGCCTTCCACCTACCGCAGCGCCACGCTGGGCGGGTTGTTCGGCGGCGGCTTCGGCGGCGTGGGTTCGATCAACTACGGGCCGCTCGGTGCGCCGGGCAACGTGCTGGGCATCCGCGCGATGACCATCGAGGCCGAGCCTCAGGTGGTCGAACTGCGCGGCGCCGATGCAATGCGCATGCACCATCTGTGGGGCACGAACGGCCTCGTGCTGGAACTGGAGATTGCACTGGCGCCCGCGCACCCGTGGCTCGAAACGCTGGTGACCTTCGACAACTTCGCCGATGCGCTGCACTTCGCCGACAAGCTCGCGAACGGGCCGGGCATCGTGAAGCGCGAGATTTCGTTCTTTGCCGCGCCCATCTCCGATCACCTGGCGCAACTGGCCGCGCACCTGCCCAAGGGCTGCCACACGGTGCTGTCGCTGGTGGCCGAATCGTGCGAGCCGGCTCTGCTGCAGTTGGTCGAGGCGCATGGCGGCACGGTGGGCTACCGCAAGACCGCGGCAGAGGTGCAGAAGAGCAACCGCACGCTGATGGAGTTCACCTGGAACCACACGACGTTGCATGCGCTGAAGATCGACCCTTCGTTGACCTACCTGCAGAGCGGCTTCATCCCCGGCAAGCATGTGGAACAGATCATCGAGATGGAAGCGTTGCTGGGCGGCGAGGTGATGATGCACATCGAGTTCATCCGCAACGTGGCGGGCCTGATGACCTGCAGCGGGCTTCAGTTGGTGCGCTTCAGCACGGAAGAGCGGCTCGCGGAAATCATCGACATCCATCGCGCGCACCAGGTGCACATCAACAACCCGCACGTGAACATCGTCGAGGACGGCAAGGCCGGCGGGCCACTGCCGCCGGAGGTCATCGAGGTAAAGAGGCGCTTCGATCCGCTGGGGCTGCTGAACCCGGGAAAGTTGCGCGACTGGCCTGTGAAGGCCGCGGCGGCCATCGCCTGA
- a CDS encoding HlyC/CorC family transporter yields MADPHPERAPVEREDKRGFLQKLAEFIHPGPDSRDELIETLADAEDNEVIGAESRVMLEGVLRMADMTAGDVMVAAPRMDAINIDAPFDALLHLIIDTAHSRFPVYEGEKENIIGILLAKDLLKLQRAPGLNIRALLRPATFVPESKGLNDLLREFRGNRNHLAIVIDEFGRVAGLITIEDVLEQIVGEIEDEFDIAEDEGDIFGLADHTYRVSGDTPIERVAEAFGITFDEEQLSEDFDTIGGLVAHEMGHVPKRGEHHAMGGFDFVVLHTKGGAVRWFKVSPARGGDAAD; encoded by the coding sequence GTGGCCGACCCTCACCCTGAACGCGCACCCGTAGAACGGGAAGACAAGCGCGGCTTTCTCCAGAAGCTAGCCGAATTCATCCACCCCGGTCCTGACTCGCGCGACGAGCTGATCGAAACCTTGGCGGACGCCGAGGACAACGAGGTGATCGGCGCCGAGTCGCGCGTGATGCTCGAAGGCGTGCTGCGCATGGCCGACATGACGGCCGGCGACGTGATGGTCGCGGCGCCGCGCATGGACGCCATCAACATCGACGCGCCCTTCGATGCGCTGCTTCACCTCATCATCGACACCGCGCACTCGCGCTTCCCGGTGTATGAGGGCGAAAAAGAAAACATCATCGGCATCCTGCTGGCGAAGGACCTGCTCAAGCTGCAGCGCGCGCCGGGCCTGAACATCCGGGCGCTGCTGCGGCCCGCGACCTTCGTGCCCGAGAGCAAGGGCCTGAACGACCTGCTGCGCGAGTTCCGCGGCAACCGCAATCACCTGGCCATCGTCATCGACGAGTTCGGCCGCGTGGCCGGCCTCATCACCATCGAGGACGTGCTCGAACAGATCGTCGGCGAGATCGAGGACGAATTCGACATTGCCGAAGACGAGGGCGACATCTTCGGCCTGGCCGACCACACCTACCGCGTCTCGGGCGACACCCCCATCGAGCGCGTGGCTGAAGCCTTCGGCATCACCTTCGACGAAGAGCAGCTCAGCGAAGACTTCGACACCATCGGCGGCCTGGTCGCGCACGAGATGGGCCACGTGCCCAAGCGCGGCGAGCACCATGCGATGGGCGGCTTCGACTTCGTGGTGCTGCACACCAAGGGCGGCGCGGTGCGCTGGTTCAAGGTGTCGCCGGCCCGTGGCGGCGACGCGGCCGATTGA
- a CDS encoding ABC transporter ATP-binding protein, producing MNRIEPHTLAPPPELAPSVPAVEILSAEKTYPNGTQALLPVDLSIAEGEFVTLLGPSGCGKSTLLKMVAGMLEASDGRLLVWRKPVSQLHDSARRMSFVFQSPTLMPWASVQTNVRLPLDLAGVPRKEADARVMESLALVGLEKFAGALPRALSGGMQMRVSIARGLVTQPDLLLMDEPFGALDEITRHKLDADLLELWRKKKLTVIFVTHSIHEAVFLSSRVVMMAARPGRVVEQFRIDEPYPRSADFMVTPEFARHAKQLQDSLLRASSHADEEIAR from the coding sequence ATGAACCGCATCGAACCTCACACCCTGGCGCCACCGCCTGAACTCGCCCCTTCGGTGCCCGCCGTCGAAATACTTTCGGCCGAGAAGACTTACCCCAACGGCACGCAGGCACTGCTGCCGGTGGACCTGTCGATTGCAGAGGGCGAATTCGTCACGCTGCTGGGCCCGTCGGGCTGCGGCAAGAGCACGCTGCTCAAGATGGTGGCCGGCATGCTCGAAGCGAGCGATGGCCGTTTGCTGGTGTGGCGCAAGCCGGTGAGCCAGTTGCACGACAGCGCGCGCCGCATGTCCTTCGTGTTCCAGTCGCCCACGCTGATGCCTTGGGCCAGCGTGCAGACCAACGTGCGGCTGCCGCTCGACCTGGCCGGCGTGCCGCGCAAGGAGGCCGATGCGCGGGTGATGGAATCGCTCGCGCTGGTCGGCCTTGAAAAGTTCGCCGGCGCGCTGCCGCGTGCGCTGTCGGGCGGCATGCAGATGCGCGTGTCGATCGCGCGCGGGCTCGTCACGCAGCCCGATCTGCTGCTGATGGACGAGCCCTTCGGCGCGCTCGACGAGATCACGCGCCACAAGCTCGATGCCGACCTGCTGGAGCTGTGGCGCAAGAAGAAGCTCACGGTGATCTTCGTGACGCACTCGATCCATGAGGCGGTGTTTTTGTCGAGCCGCGTGGTGATGATGGCCGCGCGGCCGGGTCGCGTGGTCGAACAGTTCCGGATCGACGAGCCCTATCCGCGCAGCGCCGACTTCATGGTGACGCCCGAGTTCGCCCGCCATGCAAAGCAACTGCAGGACAGCCTGCTGCGCGCGAGCAGCCACGCCGACGAGGAGATCGCGCGATGA
- a CDS encoding ABC transporter permease, producing MKHRTPLLNQPRAQRVLYPVLIGVVLVALWQWLVVAMELPPYLVPSPFLMMQTLVTDWAPLGSALLVTLKITVLSFALATVAGVLISFLFVQSKRIETALFPYAVLLQVTPIVAVAPLIIIWVKNPVAAMTVCAALVALFPIISNTTLGLRSIDPDLQSYFKLNRATRWQQLVRLRIPSALPYFFGGLRISSGLALIGAVVAEFVAGTGGSGAGLAYQILQAGFQLNIPRMFAALLLISLTGVALFVLMAWLTKVALGSWHASELSQD from the coding sequence ATGAAGCACAGAACACCCTTGCTGAACCAGCCGCGCGCGCAGCGCGTGCTGTACCCGGTGCTGATCGGCGTGGTGCTGGTCGCGCTGTGGCAATGGCTGGTGGTGGCGATGGAGCTGCCGCCGTACCTGGTGCCCTCGCCCTTCCTCATGATGCAGACGCTGGTGACCGACTGGGCGCCGCTGGGCAGCGCGCTGCTGGTCACGCTCAAGATCACGGTGCTGTCGTTCGCGCTGGCCACGGTGGCGGGCGTGCTGATCTCGTTCCTGTTCGTGCAGAGCAAGCGCATCGAGACCGCGCTCTTTCCGTATGCGGTGCTGCTGCAGGTGACGCCCATCGTGGCGGTGGCGCCGCTCATCATCATCTGGGTGAAGAACCCGGTGGCCGCGATGACGGTGTGCGCGGCGCTGGTGGCGCTGTTCCCGATCATCAGCAACACCACGCTGGGCCTGCGCAGCATCGACCCCGACCTGCAGAGCTACTTCAAGCTCAACCGCGCGACGCGCTGGCAGCAACTGGTGCGGCTGCGCATTCCGAGCGCTCTGCCCTACTTCTTCGGCGGGCTGCGCATTTCCAGCGGCCTGGCGCTGATCGGCGCGGTGGTGGCGGAGTTCGTCGCGGGCACCGGTGGCTCGGGCGCGGGGCTGGCGTACCAGATCCTGCAGGCGGGCTTTCAACTGAACATTCCGCGCATGTTCGCCGCGCTGCTGCTGATTTCATTGACCGGTGTCGCGCTCTTCGTGCTGATGGCGTGGCTCACCAAGGTGGCGCTCGGCTCGTGGCATGCGAGCGAACTTTCCCAGGATTGA